A region from the Lentisphaera profundi genome encodes:
- a CDS encoding glycosyltransferase yields MKTALIIGSVWPEPNSSAAGHRMLQIIALLQDLNYQIIFASHANLSENSIDFQEYNIKQIQIKLNSSSFDETLKDLAPELVMFDRFMTEEQYSWRVDENCPNAIKTLDTEDLHCLRYGREFALKNKSEFTEMDLLNTEHSIREIAAIMRCDLSLIISEYEIDLLHRVFAVPPHIIFYLPFLLKTISSPNKQFEQRRDFMSIGNFLHKPNWDAVRYLKEEIWPLIRKQLPDANMKIYGAYTPQKALQLHNESEGFLVLGKAEDSKEVMSDARLCLAPLRFGAGLKGKLLEAMQCGTPSITTSIGAEGMHGDLEWPGHISNSPEEFAQAAIEIYSTQELWEKHQQQCPKILSKRFLFSEHQDAFNNVIHTLNDNLSKHRSENFMGKVLNYNSNRSSKFMSLWIEAKNQSKTKT; encoded by the coding sequence ATGAAAACTGCATTAATCATTGGTTCTGTTTGGCCCGAGCCCAATTCATCGGCAGCAGGCCACCGAATGCTTCAGATCATTGCACTCCTCCAAGATTTAAATTATCAGATCATCTTTGCTAGCCATGCTAATCTCAGCGAAAACTCTATAGATTTTCAAGAATATAATATTAAGCAAATACAGATTAAACTTAACTCCTCTAGTTTTGATGAAACATTAAAAGACTTAGCACCTGAGCTTGTCATGTTCGATAGGTTCATGACCGAAGAGCAATATTCTTGGAGAGTAGATGAAAATTGCCCTAACGCCATTAAAACCCTAGATACCGAAGACCTCCATTGCTTACGCTACGGCAGGGAATTTGCCTTAAAGAACAAAAGTGAATTTACCGAAATGGACCTTTTAAATACAGAACATAGTATCAGAGAAATCGCTGCCATCATGAGGTGCGATTTAAGTTTAATCATCTCTGAATACGAAATAGATTTACTGCATAGAGTGTTTGCTGTACCTCCACACATCATTTTTTACTTACCCTTCCTGCTGAAAACAATCTCTAGTCCCAATAAACAATTTGAACAACGAAGAGATTTCATGAGTATTGGCAATTTCCTTCATAAACCAAACTGGGATGCCGTACGCTATTTAAAAGAAGAAATTTGGCCACTCATACGTAAGCAACTGCCTGATGCCAACATGAAAATCTACGGTGCCTATACGCCACAAAAAGCTCTGCAACTCCATAATGAAAGTGAGGGGTTTCTCGTTTTAGGGAAAGCGGAGGACTCCAAAGAAGTTATGAGCGATGCACGATTATGTCTCGCCCCACTACGTTTTGGTGCTGGCCTCAAAGGTAAATTACTGGAAGCCATGCAATGCGGCACGCCAAGTATCACCACGTCTATTGGTGCCGAAGGCATGCATGGCGACTTAGAATGGCCTGGCCATATCTCAAATTCACCCGAGGAATTTGCGCAGGCCGCAATTGAAATTTATAGTACGCAAGAACTATGGGAAAAACATCAGCAACAATGTCCCAAAATTTTATCCAAACGATTTCTTTTTAGTGAACACCAGGATGCTTTTAATAATGTCATTCACACGCTGAATGACAATTTATCCAAGCATCGCTCTGAAAATTTCATGGGGAAAGTATTAAACTACAATAGCAATCGTAGCAGTAAATTTATGTCTTTGTGGATTGAAGCTAAAAATCAATCTAAGACTAAGACCTGA
- a CDS encoding Y-family DNA polymerase gives MSSVSTNNLIALADCNNFYASCERCFNPQLIGKAIVILSNNDGCVIARSAEAKKLGIKMGAPFFEIRHLTISGELLAYSSNFPLYGDLSARVMHLLKSHAQEIEIYSIDEAFFTLPKLNDIMQYCRSIREQVRQCTAIPISIGLAESKTLAKIATTQAKKSHDGVFLIDSSNREELLKNTPIEDIWGIGRRLSKKLQNYGINTAWQLAHSDDKFLLSHFGVCMLRSCHDLRAIPSISLETEKTAKQSIRVSRTFPQIINDITTLLQQLSFFTDRACQKLRREKQKALYIDVFLEGPYPKRKQLSMRYYLDEPSDYTPDFIRAAELVGQKLFDFSEIRKAGITLHHFSSQDSWQQEFFSQVRDHKKQTSLMHEVDQINLKFGTGSLTYLSSGKREFPRGTRLSPRYTTSWDQLPKVK, from the coding sequence GTGTCGTCCGTAAGTACAAATAACTTAATCGCCCTTGCCGACTGTAATAACTTTTATGCTTCATGCGAGCGATGCTTTAATCCCCAACTAATCGGCAAAGCTATTGTCATACTCTCTAATAACGATGGCTGCGTAATAGCTCGTTCAGCAGAAGCAAAAAAATTAGGCATAAAAATGGGCGCACCCTTTTTTGAAATTCGTCATCTTACCATAAGTGGAGAGCTCTTAGCTTACTCTTCAAACTTCCCTTTATATGGAGATCTTTCAGCACGTGTCATGCACCTATTAAAATCACATGCTCAAGAAATTGAGATCTACTCAATTGATGAAGCCTTTTTTACTTTGCCAAAACTAAACGATATTATGCAATATTGTCGATCGATACGTGAACAAGTCAGACAATGCACAGCCATACCCATTTCTATTGGTTTAGCTGAATCAAAAACTTTAGCGAAAATCGCAACTACACAAGCAAAAAAATCACACGATGGAGTGTTCTTAATAGACTCTTCTAATAGAGAAGAACTACTAAAAAATACTCCCATCGAAGATATATGGGGCATCGGGCGACGCCTGAGTAAGAAGCTGCAAAACTACGGCATTAACACTGCTTGGCAACTGGCTCATTCTGACGATAAATTTTTACTGTCACACTTTGGCGTCTGTATGCTGAGAAGCTGTCATGACTTACGAGCTATTCCAAGTATAAGTCTGGAAACTGAAAAAACTGCGAAACAAAGCATTCGCGTCTCCCGCACTTTTCCACAAATCATAAATGATATCACTACACTCTTGCAACAACTGAGTTTTTTTACTGATCGTGCATGTCAAAAATTACGTCGAGAAAAACAAAAAGCACTCTATATCGATGTTTTCTTGGAGGGCCCCTATCCAAAAAGAAAACAGCTATCGATGCGTTATTACCTTGATGAACCCTCTGATTACACACCTGACTTTATCCGAGCGGCAGAACTTGTGGGGCAAAAACTTTTTGATTTTAGCGAAATACGCAAAGCAGGCATCACCCTTCATCATTTTTCATCTCAAGATTCCTGGCAACAAGAATTTTTCTCTCAAGTCCGCGATCATAAAAAACAAACGAGCCTAATGCACGAAGTCGATCAGATCAATCTGAAATTTGGCACGGGCAGCTTAACTTATTTGAGTTCTGGTAAACGCGAATTCCCCCGTGGCACTCGCCTCTCACCACGCTATACCACTTCATGGGATCAACTCCCCAAAGTAAAGTAA
- the pyk gene encoding pyruvate kinase yields the protein MRELSRTKIVATLGPTTEGRIKELINEGVDVFRLNFSHGTHDEHADRIDQVITAATELKRTVGILGDLQGPKIRAGKIIEGGIQLEAGQELVITTDEIIGEGSRISTVFKALPYEVKVGDPILMDDGLLEAIVEKIEGNDIYCKMLVGGNLTSNKGINLPETDIQSPALTEKDERDLEFIIKHPEIDFVALSFVRKGEDLDIIHAAMDKLGQRKPVISKIEKPSALVDIDAIIEKSDALMVARGDLGVEIPAEQVPIAQKTMIRKCIEQGKPCIVATQMLDSMIRNPRPTRAEASDVANAVLDGASAIMLSGETASGSYPIESVQMMTKIIREVQSTFMNKAGMIGYEQPKIRNDVDALCKSIVDLSETLDIKGIICITNTGKTAIRIARLRPACPIFAFASHENNVLRKLSLIQAVVPMPLKNLTYDESTLTQMEEALDRHPFLDNGDQVILAAALPFDKSSNTNLIKLHTIGKDSMLLSKRGN from the coding sequence ATGAGAGAACTTAGTCGAACTAAGATTGTTGCAACTTTAGGACCAACTACTGAAGGCCGAATCAAAGAACTTATCAATGAAGGCGTCGATGTTTTCCGCCTCAACTTCTCACACGGCACACACGACGAACATGCAGATAGAATCGATCAAGTCATTACTGCTGCGACTGAATTAAAACGCACTGTTGGTATCCTCGGCGATTTACAAGGACCAAAAATCCGTGCTGGCAAAATTATTGAAGGCGGCATCCAACTCGAAGCCGGCCAAGAGCTAGTTATCACTACTGACGAGATCATTGGCGAAGGCAGTCGCATCTCTACCGTTTTCAAAGCTCTTCCTTATGAAGTCAAAGTTGGCGACCCTATCCTTATGGATGATGGTCTCCTAGAAGCTATTGTCGAAAAAATCGAAGGCAATGACATTTATTGTAAAATGCTTGTAGGCGGAAACCTCACTTCGAACAAAGGAATTAACCTTCCTGAAACAGATATCCAAAGTCCTGCACTTACTGAAAAAGACGAAAGAGATCTTGAATTCATCATTAAGCATCCGGAAATTGATTTCGTTGCACTTTCTTTTGTTCGCAAAGGTGAAGACCTAGATATTATCCATGCTGCCATGGATAAACTCGGACAAAGAAAACCAGTTATCTCTAAAATCGAAAAGCCTTCTGCACTTGTAGATATTGATGCGATCATTGAAAAATCTGACGCATTAATGGTTGCTCGTGGCGATCTAGGTGTAGAGATCCCTGCTGAACAAGTTCCGATTGCACAAAAAACTATGATTCGTAAATGTATCGAGCAAGGCAAACCTTGTATCGTTGCAACACAAATGCTCGACTCAATGATCCGCAATCCTCGTCCAACTCGTGCTGAAGCGTCTGATGTTGCTAACGCTGTACTTGATGGTGCTTCTGCAATTATGCTCTCTGGAGAAACTGCTAGCGGCTCTTATCCAATTGAATCCGTACAAATGATGACTAAAATCATTCGTGAAGTACAATCCACTTTCATGAATAAAGCTGGCATGATCGGATATGAGCAACCGAAAATTCGCAACGATGTTGATGCTCTCTGCAAATCTATCGTCGACCTATCTGAGACGCTCGACATAAAAGGTATTATCTGTATTACTAATACAGGTAAAACTGCTATCAGAATTGCACGCCTCCGTCCAGCTTGCCCTATTTTCGCATTTGCTTCACACGAAAACAACGTTCTCCGTAAGTTATCACTCATCCAAGCAGTTGTTCCAATGCCGCTTAAAAACTTAACTTATGACGAAAGTACTCTAACACAAATGGAAGAAGCGCTAGACCGTCATCCATTCTTAGATAATGGCGATCAAGTTATCCTTGCAGCAGCTTTACCATTTGATAAGTCTAGTAACACCAACCTTATCAAACTACACACTATTGGTAAGGACAGTATGCTTTTAAGCAAAAGAGGTAACTAA
- a CDS encoding DEAD/DEAH box helicase, whose amino-acid sequence MSLISLKLKPTQIIMAPDSSANNLPWAKNWPGIQGFSSSFPRSFPSMIRRLGPQALKITLFKAEAKLISLTIAGRYVCRWSWIDENWQQSCNCQTGKSFCLHSYILVNQVDKLLGKKFQVPDFRKPNSVMPKAALNQRQVPLARTRSIPIQTSTPTPFEPWKLTVEIERNYSDSQAAIRFYQDFDNDRRLCVMQNLYNFSAQCYNKRGISSELEALDARFLGWLFEQVKPYHIYRSQEKLLKITRKKLDEWLNTWKDYPGRFIDRLTGDAVLSHCEFRAFIEPEINDKKVRLHCLIGPTREQAKAFHYYLDKFKDRETIALGAGNIPFNCPVPMKVLLHCFKSSKVPTIPLAQACKFLPELLQGHTEVLSGDFVEQQGTKQAPIKARLEQQSIIVTQEISSSNLQLKNDKFIVKGKLPNEQFPGLKKTLQGEDINADSFSIPLKAGSLEGFLQKWPSSGTLDPQLHQLQQPQSINKQFSIIENSDGTQRLEVHWDISGRSVSPRDLEQAIHSSGSFFRSSDGDWFNLDKEQLQSQTQLLEEFGISPAGSARIHPLNIARLPLDDLPVSPNSKDALQEILSRYNNAKPKAPKVNCDLRNYQVEGYEFLWSLGQSQCGALLADDMGLGKTVQTLACLSHSQGSSLIVCPSSLLDNWQKEARKFTPHLETHIIRGNLDKRSEIYDEFDTKKGLFIISYSLVRNDLNTLKKLKFDHIILDEAQNIKNSDSQVSRAIRQLNSKRRIALSGTPIENSADDLWSIMEFLNPGLNGSKEDFRSLCQGDSASLVIKRLRPFMLRRTKKMAAPELPPKTFIPLDIPMSDVQSDLYQREMRQARQSLKAGNAMNVLASLTRLRQLSCHSAFGCPEEYRPDPDLPLSQRSPKSAAFIEKAKDLMAEGHSCLFFSQFTGILKEIEKELHQENIPTHMITGETPSQKRAAIVDEFSDSPSASVFLLSLKAAGTGLNLTRASYVFIFDPWWNPAAENQAIDRSHRIGQENPVIIYRMISSDSVEEKVAALQAEKQKLFDQIIEQDEFTSSSKLQLSELASLLD is encoded by the coding sequence GTGTCCCTTATAAGCCTAAAACTTAAACCCACACAAATCATCATGGCTCCTGACTCCTCTGCAAACAACCTTCCCTGGGCAAAAAACTGGCCCGGCATTCAAGGCTTCTCATCTTCTTTTCCCCGTTCATTTCCCTCAATGATTAGACGCCTCGGCCCTCAGGCCCTAAAAATCACTCTTTTCAAAGCTGAAGCAAAATTAATCTCTCTCACCATTGCTGGTCGCTATGTATGTCGCTGGTCATGGATTGATGAAAATTGGCAACAATCATGTAACTGTCAAACGGGAAAATCTTTCTGTCTACATTCCTATATTCTTGTGAATCAAGTCGACAAATTACTCGGCAAAAAATTCCAAGTCCCTGACTTCCGTAAGCCAAATTCAGTCATGCCTAAAGCAGCACTAAACCAGCGCCAAGTTCCCTTAGCAAGAACTCGATCGATCCCTATACAAACCTCGACTCCTACACCCTTTGAACCATGGAAACTCACCGTGGAAATCGAGCGCAATTACAGCGATTCCCAAGCCGCTATTCGCTTCTATCAAGATTTTGATAATGATCGACGTCTCTGCGTCATGCAAAACCTCTATAATTTCTCGGCTCAATGCTATAATAAACGCGGTATTTCATCTGAACTAGAGGCTTTAGACGCTCGCTTTCTCGGCTGGCTCTTTGAGCAAGTAAAACCCTACCACATCTATAGAAGTCAAGAAAAACTTTTAAAGATCACTCGCAAAAAACTCGATGAATGGCTCAATACTTGGAAAGATTATCCCGGCCGTTTCATTGATCGCCTAACTGGCGATGCGGTACTGAGTCATTGCGAATTCCGCGCTTTTATTGAACCCGAAATAAATGACAAAAAAGTCCGTTTACATTGCTTAATTGGTCCTACTAGAGAACAAGCAAAAGCCTTTCATTATTATCTAGATAAATTTAAAGATCGAGAAACTATCGCTCTTGGCGCCGGCAACATCCCCTTCAATTGCCCCGTCCCAATGAAAGTTCTTTTACACTGCTTTAAAAGCTCAAAAGTACCTACCATACCACTTGCTCAAGCCTGTAAATTCCTCCCGGAATTACTCCAAGGACACACCGAAGTATTATCAGGCGATTTCGTCGAACAACAAGGTACAAAACAAGCGCCTATCAAAGCCCGTCTCGAACAACAATCTATCATTGTGACACAAGAAATTAGTTCCTCTAACCTTCAATTGAAAAATGATAAATTTATCGTCAAAGGAAAACTGCCCAACGAGCAATTCCCTGGACTGAAAAAAACTTTACAAGGCGAAGACATCAATGCCGATTCATTCTCGATACCACTGAAAGCAGGTAGCCTAGAGGGCTTCCTGCAAAAATGGCCAAGCTCAGGTACTCTCGATCCGCAATTACATCAACTACAGCAACCGCAAAGTATCAATAAACAGTTTTCTATTATTGAGAATAGCGACGGAACTCAAAGGCTAGAAGTCCACTGGGATATATCCGGCCGTAGCGTAAGCCCCCGTGACTTAGAACAGGCTATCCATAGCTCAGGAAGCTTTTTCCGTTCTTCAGATGGCGATTGGTTCAACTTAGATAAAGAACAACTGCAATCACAAACTCAACTTTTAGAAGAATTTGGTATATCACCTGCGGGTAGCGCACGCATACACCCACTCAATATTGCTCGCCTTCCTCTTGATGACCTTCCCGTAAGCCCCAATTCAAAAGACGCTCTTCAGGAGATTTTATCGCGTTACAATAATGCAAAACCTAAAGCTCCCAAGGTCAATTGCGACCTTCGCAACTACCAAGTCGAAGGCTATGAGTTCCTATGGTCTCTAGGTCAAAGTCAGTGCGGCGCTCTTTTAGCCGACGACATGGGCCTGGGGAAAACAGTACAGACCCTCGCTTGCTTGAGTCATTCTCAAGGGTCCAGCCTTATTGTCTGCCCCTCTTCTCTACTCGATAACTGGCAAAAAGAAGCCCGTAAGTTCACACCACATCTCGAGACTCATATCATTCGGGGAAATCTCGATAAACGCAGTGAGATCTACGATGAATTCGATACCAAAAAAGGCTTATTCATCATTTCTTACTCTCTTGTACGCAATGATTTAAATACTTTGAAAAAATTAAAATTTGATCACATCATCTTAGACGAAGCTCAAAATATCAAGAATTCTGATTCACAAGTATCTCGTGCCATTCGCCAACTTAATTCAAAACGACGCATTGCGCTCAGTGGAACGCCCATAGAAAACTCTGCCGATGACCTCTGGTCGATCATGGAATTCCTCAACCCTGGGCTCAATGGCTCGAAAGAAGATTTTCGCTCTCTCTGCCAAGGTGATTCAGCATCTTTAGTCATCAAGCGCCTACGTCCCTTTATGCTACGTAGAACTAAGAAAATGGCCGCTCCTGAATTGCCTCCAAAAACTTTCATTCCCCTCGACATCCCCATGTCCGATGTCCAGAGTGATCTTTATCAAAGAGAAATGCGTCAGGCTCGTCAATCACTTAAAGCAGGCAATGCAATGAATGTCCTCGCTTCTCTCACACGCTTGCGTCAGCTCTCCTGTCATTCCGCTTTTGGTTGCCCTGAAGAATACCGACCTGACCCTGATCTCCCTCTAAGTCAACGCTCACCAAAATCTGCGGCCTTCATAGAAAAAGCTAAGGACCTCATGGCCGAGGGACATAGCTGCTTATTCTTTTCTCAGTTCACTGGAATCCTTAAAGAAATTGAAAAAGAGCTTCATCAAGAAAATATTCCCACTCACATGATTACTGGGGAAACTCCCAGTCAAAAGCGCGCGGCCATCGTTGATGAGTTTAGCGATAGCCCTAGCGCTTCAGTTTTCTTACTTTCACTGAAGGCCGCAGGCACAGGACTCAACTTAACCCGTGCATCCTATGTCTTCATTTTTGACCCATGGTGGAACCCCGCAGCAGAGAATCAAGCCATTGATCGAAGTCACCGTATCGGACAGGAAAATCCAGTCATCATTTATCGCATGATCAGTTCTGACTCAGTCGAAGAAAAAGTAGCTGCCCTGCAAGCGGAAAAACAGAAACTCTTTGATCAAATCATTGAACAAGATGAATTTACATCTAGCAGTAAACTCCAACTCAGTGAACTCGCTAGTTTATTAGATTAA
- a CDS encoding LexA family protein: MKQFCPLLFQPVSAGFPSPADDFIEMQLNIHDYLVKHPAASFFLRVAGDSMNGAGIFTGDILVVDRSLQASNLDLVIALVEGYFTVKQLQRNKQGQYRLLAANPSYPPIECEELEIWGVVTGVVRKYK, from the coding sequence ATGAAACAGTTTTGCCCACTCTTATTTCAGCCTGTTAGCGCAGGCTTCCCTTCTCCTGCAGATGATTTTATCGAGATGCAGCTCAATATTCATGACTATCTCGTCAAGCACCCTGCCGCCAGTTTTTTCTTACGCGTAGCTGGTGACTCAATGAATGGCGCAGGAATCTTCACCGGTGATATTTTGGTCGTAGATCGCTCTCTTCAAGCCTCTAATCTCGATCTAGTTATTGCTCTCGTAGAGGGTTATTTCACTGTGAAACAATTACAACGCAATAAACAAGGTCAGTATCGATTACTAGCTGCAAATCCCTCATATCCACCCATCGAATGTGAAGAATTAGAAATCTGGGGAGTTGTCACTGGTGTCGTCCGTAAGTACAAATAA
- a CDS encoding ion transporter: MERQAWQEKVHEIIYEADTPAGKLFDLALIASIIISVIAIMLDSIPSINASHGDLLYKVEWAFTVTFTIEYILRIISIKRSRSYIFSFLGIIDLLSILPTYLGLFVTGQGHYLAIVRLFRVLRIFRILKLAQYLKEASILISALHASKRKIFVFFCTVIVLVTILGSIMYIVESSSNPVFKSIPHSIYWAIVTITTVGYGDMAPITGLGRFIAAIVMLLGYAIIAVPSGIITSELTQAVKNQFNNTTSCPSCAHHSHENDAIHCKVCGEKL, translated from the coding sequence ATGGAACGACAAGCCTGGCAAGAAAAAGTACACGAAATCATATACGAAGCAGATACTCCGGCAGGAAAACTTTTTGACCTTGCTTTAATCGCCAGTATCATCATCTCAGTTATTGCTATCATGCTTGATAGTATCCCTTCTATTAACGCGAGTCACGGCGACCTTCTTTACAAAGTTGAATGGGCTTTCACTGTTACTTTCACTATTGAATATATTTTACGCATCATTTCGATTAAACGCTCTCGCTCTTACATTTTTAGTTTCTTGGGAATCATCGACCTACTCTCTATCTTGCCCACATACCTAGGCTTATTCGTCACCGGCCAAGGCCATTACCTTGCTATCGTCAGACTATTTCGTGTATTAAGGATTTTTCGGATTTTAAAACTTGCTCAGTACTTAAAAGAAGCCAGCATTCTAATAAGTGCCTTACACGCTAGCAAACGTAAGATTTTTGTTTTTTTCTGTACCGTCATCGTCCTAGTCACCATCCTTGGCTCTATTATGTATATTGTAGAGAGCTCTTCCAACCCCGTTTTCAAAAGCATCCCTCATAGTATTTATTGGGCTATCGTCACTATCACTACCGTCGGCTATGGTGACATGGCTCCTATCACCGGACTAGGGCGTTTCATCGCTGCTATTGTCATGCTTCTCGGCTATGCCATCATCGCTGTCCCTAGCGGCATCATTACTTCTGAATTAACTCAGGCAGTAAAAAATCAATTTAATAATACTACCTCATGTCCTTCCTGTGCCCATCACTCACATGAAAATGATGCGATACACTGTAAAGTTTGTGGCGAGAAACTATGA
- a CDS encoding PTS sugar transporter subunit IIA produces MDLTRLLPAGHCVIEISTDCYKEAIRETMQPLVDSGIVTDAETFNNRVLKREAQITTAIGGGVAVPHARSRDVTRLGLAVGVLDKPVKFTEEGDEISLIFLISIPSFAPVAHMPLLQHLASFVRYPKKVEKLLGSKTPAAVAKYLSAYKARAKK; encoded by the coding sequence ATGGACTTAACACGACTTTTGCCCGCTGGGCACTGTGTAATCGAGATTTCGACTGATTGTTATAAAGAAGCAATTAGAGAAACGATGCAACCCCTAGTAGATAGTGGGATTGTTACCGATGCAGAAACTTTTAATAATCGAGTACTCAAGCGCGAAGCTCAAATTACTACAGCAATTGGCGGCGGCGTAGCCGTGCCTCATGCTAGATCAAGAGACGTGACTCGCTTGGGCCTTGCGGTTGGCGTATTAGATAAGCCAGTAAAATTTACTGAAGAAGGAGATGAGATATCGTTAATTTTCCTTATTTCAATCCCATCTTTTGCTCCTGTGGCACATATGCCACTACTCCAGCACTTGGCTAGTTTTGTCCGTTACCCTAAAAAAGTTGAAAAACTTTTGGGTAGTAAGACACCAGCGGCAGTAGCAAAATATCTTTCTGCTTACAAAGCTCGCGCCAAGAAGTAA
- the infA gene encoding translation initiation factor IF-1 has product MSEETIKADGVVKELLSNGLYRVELEGGHQVTAHVKGKMRMFNIRILAGDTVSIEMSPYDLTKARIVFRKK; this is encoded by the coding sequence GTGTCTGAAGAGACGATTAAAGCAGACGGCGTAGTGAAAGAATTACTTTCCAATGGCCTTTATCGAGTAGAGCTAGAAGGTGGCCATCAGGTTACAGCTCATGTAAAAGGTAAGATGAGAATGTTTAATATCCGTATTCTTGCCGGCGATACAGTATCTATTGAGATGTCGCCTTATGATTTAACTAAGGCTCGTATCGTTTTCCGTAAAAAATAA